Proteins co-encoded in one Quercus robur chromosome 8, dhQueRobu3.1, whole genome shotgun sequence genomic window:
- the LOC126697672 gene encoding uncharacterized protein LOC126697672, with translation MELSKKKMRRGPFTKNSIAFVCIVVSVCCIFVVFISMFRLPEVPVGMYQTAKTGRVSENEKFIGRFGGMMIEMLPEDLAFTVFVPSQKAFERDLRLRVNDSLVGEKMNDTYAIVSRVMGFSAVPWTLSSVMVPVGGEVSYDSISGFPLYITKDIDGMLVVNRIRSERVDLRKGEIVVHVMDGVIMDAEFEQSVQPDYSEE, from the coding sequence ATGGAGCTgtcaaagaagaagatgaggagagGTCCTTTTACAAAGAATTCAATTGCTTTTGTATGCATAGTTGTGTCTGTTTGTtgcatttttgttgtttttatttcaaTGTTTCGGCTTCCTGAAGTACCAGTTGGAATGTATCAAACTGCAAAAACGGGAAGAGTTTCCGAGAATGAGAAATTTATTGGGAGGTTTGGGGGGATGATGATTGAGATGTTGCCTGAGGACCTGGCTTTTACCGTCTTTGTCCCTTCGCAGAAAGCTTTTGAGCGTGATTTGAGGCTGAGGGTGAATGATAGTCTGGTGGGGGAGAAGATGAACGATACTTATGCAATAGTTTCTCGAGTTATGGGTTTCTCAGCTGTTCCTTGGACTCTTTCATCAGTTATGGTACCAGTTGGTGGGGAGGTCTCATATGATTCCATTTCCGGGTTTCCATTGTACATTACAAAGGATATAGATGGGATGCTGGTTGTTAATAGAATTCGGTCAGAAAGGGTAGATCTTAGGAAGGGAGAGATTGTTGTGCATGTTATGGATGGAGTCATCATGGATGCTGAGTTTGAGCAATCAGTTCAACCTGATTACAGTGAAGAATGA
- the LOC126697667 gene encoding uncharacterized acetyltransferase At3g50280 — protein sequence MPCPTAFSTSSSSLTSVVSKCVIVPDQKSTLGDLKLTVSDLPMLSVHYIQKGVLFNLPPFPIETLLSLLKLGLSQALSHFPPLAGRLVTDSNGHVYIACNDAGAEFFHATASGNLFVSDVLAPGHTPDCVKEFYPFDFDRTVSYSAHFKPILAVQVTELADGVFVGCAVCHSVVDGTSFWNFFNSFAELCRGASKINKRPDFTRDCALISSSVLKLPEGGPEVTFDVNQPLLERVFSFSREAIQKLKATTNKKRSSENGDINAVELMGKLSNDTYLKSWLSSNNNNNNNNRNNQNDKKTGEISSFQSLCALLWRAVTRARKLPSQKTTTFKMAVNVRHRLEPKLDAYYFGNAIQSIVTHASAGDVSSRDPRWIAEQLSVNVKAHNDTMVRRFVGDWESNPKCFPLGNFDGATITMGSSPRFPMYDNDFGWGRPLAVRSGGANKFDGKISAFPGREGTGTVDLEVVLSPQTMLALESDSEFMQYVSN from the coding sequence ATGCCTTGCCCAACAGCtttctctacttcttcttcatcaCTAACAAGTGTGGTGTCGAAATGTGTTATAGTTCCAGACCAAAAGTCCACACTCGGAGACTTGAAACTCACCGTTTCAGACCTCCCTATGCTCTCCGTTCACTACATCCAAAAGGGTGTGCTCTTCAATCTCCCACCTTTTCCCATCGAAACCCTTCTCTCCCTCCTCAAACTCGGcctctctcaagctctctctCACTTCCCTCCTCTCGCCGGCCGATTGGTCACCGACTCCAACGGCCACGTGTACATCGCATGCAACGACGCCGGAGCCGAGTTCTTCCACGCCACAGCTAGCGGTAATTTATTCGTCAGCGACGTTTTGGCTCCGGGTCACACTCCGGATTGTGTCAAGGAGTTTTACCCGTTTGACTTTGACCGAACCGTTAGTTACAGCGCCCACTTCAAGCCGATCTTGGCAGTTCAGGTCACCGAGCTCGCTGACGGCGTTTTCGTCGGCTGCGCCGTGTGCCACTCCGTAGTGGACGGCACGTCGTTTTGGAATTTCTTCAACTCCTTCGCCGAACTCTGCCGCGGAGCGAGCAAAATCAACAAACGACCAGACTTCACCAGAGACTGCGCTTTGATTTCCTCCTCCGTGTTAAAATTACCCGAAGGCGGACCGGAAGTAACCTTCGACGTTAACCAACCGTTACTCGAGAGAGTTTTCAGCTTCAGCAGAGAAGCAATTCAGAAACTCAAGGCAACAACGAACAAGAAACGGAGCAGCGAAAACGGAGACATTAACGCCGTCGAGTTAATGGGGAAGCTGAGTAACGACACGTACCTGAAAAGCTGGCTgagtagtaataataataacaacaacaacaacagaaaCAATCAAAACGACAAAAAAACCGGCGAGATTTCGTCGTTTCAGTCCCTCTGCGCGCTGCTGTGGCGAGCAGTGACACGTGCGAGGAAGCTGCCCAGTCAGAAAACGACGACGTTTAAGATGGCGGTGAATGTTCGGCACAGGTTAGAGCCGAAGCTGGACGCGTATTACTTCGGGAACGCAATTCAAAGCATAGTAACTCATGCGTCAGCGGGTGACGTGTCGTCTAGGGATCCACGTTGGATCGCGGAGCAGCTGAGTGTAAACGTGAAGGCTCACAACGACACGATGGTGCGTCGTTTTGTTGGGGATTGGGAGAGCAATCCCAAGTGTTTCCCACTGGGGAACTTCGACGGTGCAACCATCACGATGGGCAGCTCGCCCAGATTTCCAATGTACGACAATGATTTCGGGTGGGGCCGACCTTTGGCTGTTAGGAGCGGTGGGGCTAACAAATTCGACGGTAAGATCTCTGCCTTTCCTGGAAGAGAAGGCACCGGAACCGTCGATTTAGAAGTGGTTTTGAGTCCCCAAACAATGCTTGCACTTGAGTCCGATTCCGAGTTCATGCAATACGTGTCcaattaa
- the LOC126697671 gene encoding 26S proteasome non-ATPase regulatory subunit 7 homolog A has translation MDVIKTQQISGKSIEKVIVHPLVLLSIVDNYNRVAKDTRKRVVGVLLGSTFKGTVDVTNSYAVPFEEDDRDPSIWFLDHNYHESMFSMFKRINAKEHVVGWYSTGPKLRENDLLIHGLFNDYVPNPVLVIIDVQPKELGIPSKAYYAVEEVKENATQKSQKVFVHVPSVIAAHEVEEIGVEHLLRDVKDTTISTLATEVTGKLAALKGLDARLKEIRSYLDLVIDGKIPLNHEILYHLQDVFNLLPNLNVTELIKAFSVKTNDMMLVIYLSSLIRSVVALHNLINNKILNKEHEKAEDSKPVAVPATAGS, from the exons ATGGACGTGATAAAGACGCAGCAAATATCTGGGAAATCGATAGAGAAAGTGATAGTACACCCACTGGTTCTGCTCAGCATCGTCGACAACTACAACCGAGTCGCCAAAGACACTCGCAAACGCGTCGTCGGGGTTTTGCTCGGCTCCACTTTCAAAGGCACCGTCGATGTCACCAACAGCTACGCAG TGCCGTTTGAGGAAGATGATAGGGACCCTAGCATATGGTTCCTTGACCATAACTACCATGAATCCATGTTTTCCATGTTCAAGAGAATTAACG ccAAGGAGCATGTTGTGGGGTGGTACAGCACGGGTCCAAAGCTGCGCGAAAACGACTTGCTTATTCATGGATTGTTTAATGA CTATGTACCAAATCCCGTCCTGGTTATAATTGATGTCCAACCTAAGGAACTGGGTATACCATCAAAAGCTTACTATGCTGTTGAAGAAGTTAAAGAG AATGCCACACAGAAAAGCCAAAAGGTGTTTGTGCATGTGCCTTCAGTAATTGCTGCCCATGAAGTTGAGGAAATTG GGGTGGAACACTTGCTCAGGGACGTGAAAGATACTACCATTAGCACTCTTGCAacagag GTAACTGGGAAACTAGCAGCACTGAAGGGGTTGGATGCCCGACTTAAAGAGATACGAAGTTATCTTGACCTTGTTATAGATGGAAAGATCCCATTAAACCACGAGATTCTTTACCATTTACAG GATGTGTTCAATCTACTACCAAATCTCAATGTGACTGAGTTAATCAAGGCCTTTTCAG TGAAAACAAATGATATGATGTtggttatttatctttcttccCTTATCCGAAGTGTGGTCGCTCTCCACAACCTGATCAACAACAAG ATACTCAATAAAGAACATGAAAAGGCAGAAGACTCTAAGCCAGTTGCCGTACCAGCTACCGCTGGAAGCTAA